The genomic DNA TGTACTTCGCGAAGCGGGGGGTGAGCGAGATGGTCCCCAGCCGGTCGTCGTCGGTGCGGCGGTAGCTGTCGATCGGGATGCCCTGCGCGTGGCCGGCGTGCCACATTACCCAGTAAAGGGCGGCCTCGTCCTCGCGGGGCTGACCAGAGACCCCGCCGCCGCGGTCGATGTCGCCGCGGCCGTTGCCGAAGCGGATCATGTCGGCCACAACAACCGAACCCGGCTCGCTCGACGCGTTGCTGATGGTCACCGAGCCGGCGTTGCCCTTCTCAAAGTAGTACGACCCCAGGTAGACCGGGCCGTGCCCGACGCGGCGGTGGTTGATCGTCACGGTGGTCGTGCCGCCGGCGTGGTGGACCGCGTAGGTCTGGTCGACCGCGCGGTTGTCGCCCGAGGTCACCCAGGTGTAGACCGGCCAGACGCCCGCAGCAGGAAGGTCGGGGCGGTAGACGGCGGTGGCGGTCTCGGCCGCTGTGGTAGTGGCGAACCGGTACGGCTCGGCGTCCTTGGCGCCGAAGTAGACGCCGCTCTGCCCAGGTTTCCAGTCGCCGTGGAACGTGACGCCCGGGTCGGTGTTGTCCATCACCACCTCGTTGGCCTGAGCGCCGACCGGGCGGAGCGGCACCACCGTCGCGCCGGCGCGGAAGATGTGGTCGACGAAGAAGTCCATCTGGTCCTTGTTGCCCAGGTCCTCAACCATACCCAGCAGCAGCGGCCGCTGCGTAGACCACGCGCCGTCCGACTTGTTGTTGGCGGTGTAGCCGTGGCCGCCGTGCACGTACACGATCTTGCCAGAGAGGGCTCCGGTGGGTCGGCCGCCGACATCCACGGGACCTAGCTCGATGTTGGGATCCGCGGCGAATGCGGCGCACGCGGTCGCGGCGAGGGCCGCCAGGGTGAGCATTGGGGTACGCATAATTTGTTTCATGGTTGCGACGACAGGGCGGGGACTCGGGAGGGGGCCAGACGCTCGACGGTCGCCTTGCCCTGGATGCGTGGATCGAAGACCGCGGTAAAGCCGTGCTCGGGGTCGCGGGCAATCATCTGGGCGCGGCCGGCCGACGGCAGCTCGGCCACATCGTGCCCAAGCTTTCGGAAGCGGTCGACCTCGGCGGCGGGCGTGGTGTCCTCGTAGCTCAGCGTGTTCGGACGCCACTGGTGGTGCACCCGCGGGGCGGCGATCGCTTGCTGGGGCGTCATGCCGCGGTCGATGGTATTAATGATCGCCCACAGCACCTGCGTGATGATCTTCGGCCCGCCGGCCGCGCCGACCGTCAGCAGCGGCTCGCCGTTCTCGTCCAGCACGATCGTGGGGCTCATCGAGGAGAGCGGTCGCTTGCCGGCGAAGACCGAGTTGTTTTCGGCTCCGATCAACCCAAAGGCATTCGGGGTGCCGGGGTGGATGGCGAAGTCGTCCATCTCGTTGTTCATCACGACCCCGGTCCCCGGGATCACGACCTTCGAGCCGAACGTGGTGTTAACGGTCGCGGTGATCGCGACCCAGTAGCCGTCCGAGTCGGCGGCGGCGATGTGCGTGGTATGGCGGCCGAACAGGTCCTGTCGCCACTGGGGCGGCTCGCCGTGCGTAGGGACGTCCGTGGCGTGTTCGAGTGAGATTCCCTCGGCTAGCTGCTTGGCGTATCCGACCGACGCGAGCCGCCGCGGCACGTCGACGAAGTCAGAATCGCCAAGCCAGTACGCGCGGTCCGCAAACGCCAGCTTCATCACCTCGCCCACGAGGTGCTTGGCCAGCGCTGGGTCGTCGGCGAACATCTGGCCGAGGTCGAACCCCTCGAGCATGTTCAGCATCTGCGCGACGTGCACACCGCCGGAGCTCGGCGGCGGGAAGCCGACGACCTCGCGCCCGCGGTACCTGCTGTGGATCGGCATGCGGAGCTGCGGGCGGTAGGCGGCCAGGTCGGCGGCGGTCATGATGCCGCCGTTCTCCCGCATCCACTTGTCGGTCGCCTCGGCGAAGGGCCCCTCGTAGAACCACGCGGCGCCCTCGGACGCGATGCCGCGGTAGGTCCGGGCTAGGTCGCGGCGCGTGACCGTCTCACCGGCGGTCGCGGGCTGGTTGTCTTCCCCTAACAGTTCCCGGGCGGACGCCGGGAAGCGGCGCAGGGTCCGCTCCGTTTCTTGCAACGCGGACGCAAGGCTGGGCGAGACAGCGAAGCCCTCTTCGGCCAACTTCGCGCCGGGGGCGAGCAGGTCGGCGAGGTCCAGGGCGCCCAGGCGCTCCGATAGCAGCGCGTAGGCGGCCACCGCGCCGGGTGTGCCCGAGGCGAGCGGCCCCGTCTGACTTAGGTCGGGCCGCGCTTGGCCATCGCGGAGGTACATGTCGCGGGTGGCGGTGGCGGGGGCCGTCTCGCGGCCGTCGATTGCGAGGAACTCGCCGTCGGGTGAGCGGACCAGGATTAGGCAACCGCCGCCGATTCCTGAGTTGTGACCGTCAACCACACCGAGCGTCAACGCTGCAGTGATGGCAGCGTCGACCGCGTTGCCGCCGTCGCGGTAGATCTGTTCGGCGGCGTCGGTAGCCAGCGGGTTGACCGTCGCGACCGCGACCCAGCGGCTGTCGTCCGCGGCAGTCAGGCGACCCGGAAGGCAGAGCAGGGCGACCGCGATTGCTGTGTGTTGAAGTCTGGGGGGCATCATGTTGCTCAAGCGGTCTGCGTCCTCGGCGGCACGGCCAGGGAGATCAGGTAGCCGGTGAAGAAGGTTGTCGTGGCTCCAATCAGCGAGAACCATGGCCAGCTCACGTCGGCGGCAAACTTCGCGTAGCAGCAGGCCGCCAGCCCGCACGCGATGCCAATCAAGCCGGCGGTCTCGCTGGCGCGGCCCAGGGCGGCGCCAAGCAAGTAGATGCCCAGCACGAGCCCGGTCGAGAAGCCGGCGATCCCGAGCACTGCGCTGATTACCGTGCTGTCGGGGCTCAGGGCATAGTAGGCTCCGACGGCGACCACCGTCTGCACCGCGGCGAAGGCGAACGTAGCGACCTTTGCGCCCAGCAGCAGGCCGGCGTCACTCATGTCGGGGATCAGGCGTTTGCCCAGGTCGTTCACCAGCACGCCGGCCGAGGCGCTCAGCGAACTCGACAGCGTCGACATCGAGGCCGCCAGCACCGACGCGATCACCAGCCCGCGGAGGCCGATCCCGAGCCGGTGCACCACGAAGCCGATCAGCGCCTGATCCCCCTTCGCGATCTCGTACCCGAGGGCGCCTTGCGAGTGCCAGTAGGCCAGCGCGATGCCGATCGCCAGGAACAGCAGGAACTGCAACGCCACGACGGGCCCGCTGAGGCCGACCGCCCAGCTCGCCTCACGGCGTGACCTAGAGCACAAGTAACGCTGGATCATCATGTGGTCGGCGCCGTGCGACGCCATCGTCAGCGTGGCGCCGCCGATCAGGCCGGACCAGAAGGTGATTGACTTCGTGAACAGCGAGGTGTCGAAGTCCAGCAGCCGCAGGCGGCCGGTCTCTTCGGCGAACTGCCACATGGCCTCCGAACCGCCGGGCGCGTCGCGGACCAGCAGCACCATCACCACCGCGGCGCCGATCATGTACATCGCGAACTGCAGGCAGTCGTTCAGCACGACCGACGCTACGCCCCCCACGCCGGAGTAGATGGCCGTGCAGACCGCCATCGCCACGACGCAGGTAGTGAAGTCGAAGCCGGTCGCCGCGTTGATCAGCCAACCCGTCAGCAGCAGCCGCAGCCCGTCGGCCAGGTTGCGCATCACCAGGAACAGCACCGACACCACGCTCCTCACGTTGGGGCCGAACGAGTTCTGCAGGATCTCGTACGCCGTGAGGTACGCGCCCGAGAAGAAGATCGGCATCACCAGCCAAGTCAGAATCAGGCGGCCAGCAATGTAGCCGAGGGTGAGCTGCAAGAAGGTCAGGTTGCCCCCCTCCACGAACGACGTGCCGGGCAGGCTCAGGAAGGTGACGGTGCTGGTCTCGGTGGCGACGATTGAAAACAGCAGCATCCACCAGGTGAGCTGACGACCGCCGACGAGAAACCCCTCGGCAGTCTTCGGCGCCCGCGACGCAAACAGGCCAATCGCCGTGCTGCCTATGAGGTAGCACACGATGATCACCCAGTCGATCAGCGGGATTGTCGAGGAAGGCAAACGGCTACGACCCGGCAGGGCCGACATCTCGGGGAGGGGCAGGCGGCAAGAGCGAGCACGGCAGCGGCGTAGCACGGCCGACTCCGAGCCCCGCCTTACTGCGGAATATAATCTTGGTATTTTGAACAATCCACCGTACGGACGACGCGCATCATTCTCTTACATTTGCGCACCCCCGTCCGTGCCCCACGTGACCCCATCGGCGCCCACCAAAGTGAACGACCAATCACCGCTGCTGTTGGGAGTCGATGCGGGGGGGACCAAGTCACGGGCGCTGCTCGCGACCGCAGGCCCGGGCGATCGGTACTGCATCCTAGGAGTCGGCGAAGCGGGGCCTGGCAACCCAATGAGCCATGGTCTGCCAAACGCCGCTCGTTCGATCGTCGAGGCGATGCGCGCTGCGGTGGACGGACTCAACCGGCAGGTCGAGGTTGCCGTGGTTGCCGCGGCGGGGGCCGCCGATGACACGCTCCGGCTCGCCCTGCAGAAAACACTCGCAGCTGCAGGGATTGCCAAGATCTGCAGGGTTGTCCCCGACTACGAGCCGTTCTTTTCTCTGGCCAAGCCGCCAGTGGTGGGAGTCATCTCGGGGACCGGCTCGGTGGCGTTCAGCCGAGCCGGCGACCACGACGTCTTGCGGGTCGGTGGCTGGGGCTACCTGCTGGGCGATGAAGGCAGCGGCTATGCGATTGGCCGTCGTGCGTTGCAGCAGACGCTCGGCGAGATTGAGGCCGACCGGCCGCGGTCTGCCGTCGCGGTGGCCTGCTGCAGCACGCTCGACGCCGACAGCCGGGCCGGGCTCTTGGCAGCGGTTTACCAGGCTGCCGACCAGCGGTCGCGGATTGCGAGCATCGCACGGGGGGTGATTGGCCTGGCCCCGCAAGACGCTGACGCCTCGGCCTTGCTCTGCGAAGAGGCCACATCGCTGAGCAAAGTGGTCGGCCGAGCGGTCAACGGAGCCAAGTTCGCCGCTGGGGGGTACACGCTGAGCCTCGGAGGCGGAGTGCTGGCCGGCAGCCAATTCTTCCGCAATGCCCTCTGTGATTGCCTGGCGAGCGACGGACTGACGCCCGCCCGTATAATTGTTGTGCGCGATCCCGCGATTGGCTGTGTCGCCGCAGCGCACGCGTCCGTGTGCTAATCTGCGCTAGAACGCGAGACTCAGCGACGATTGTCTTCGGTTTGCTGCGCATCGGCGCACGTCGAGGCTCGGTTCTCGGCGCCCAGAAAAGGGCAACTGGAGATGTTGAGCATCGTTTCGCGCATGGATTTGTGCCGTCGTTTGAGTTAGGATGCATTGACAGCTGGATGTCTTCGTTGGTCGTAACACCAATGGACTAAAAGTCTTATGGATTCTGCTAAGAGCCAGAACGCCTCCGAGTCCAACGGCGAACCGTCGCGATCGCCGACGATGTTCAGGAACATGCAGCGCGTCGCCGTGCTGATCGAGACCGATACCTCGTCGGGCTGCGCAGTGATTCGCGGCATCGCCGACTACGCCGAGCGCCATGGCGGCTGGCACCTGCTGCTCGACCCCCGCGACCACGAGCACCGCTCGGCACTGCCAGATGGGTGGACGGGGCACGGCATTATTGCCCGGCTCAGCAGTCGCCAGCAGATCGACCAGGTTCGCGCCAGCGGCGCGCCGGTGGTCAATGTCGATGACATCTACGAGGACCTGGCCGAGTTCCCGATGGTGATCACGGACGAGGCAGCGCTGGCGGAGCAGTCGCTCACGCACCTGCTCGACCGAGGGTTCCAGCAGTTCGGCTACTTTGCCCCGCCGAGCACGCAGTACTCCAAGAAGCGCGGCCAGGCGTTCGTCAAAGCGGTCGAGGAGCACGGTTACGTCTGCCGCGAGTACAAGCCGGGCTACCGCCCTGGCCGCAAGATTGGCTGGGTAGAGCAGCAGCGTCGCGTCTCGCGGTGGCTGGCCTCGCTGCCACAGCCGATCGCCATCCTGGCGATCGACGCCGCCCACGGCCGTCAGCTCGCCGAGATCTGCCACCTGAACGCGTTCCGCGTGCCGGACGACATCGCGATCCTGGCGGGCGACCCCAACGACGTGTTCTGCGAGGTCTCGACCCCGCCGCTCTCGCATGTGAAGGTCGCGAGTGAGAAGATCGGCTTCACCGCCGCCGAGATGCTCGATTCACTGATCTCGGGCGGCCAGCCGCCCGAATCGGCCAAGCGTATTTCCCCGCACGGCATAGCCGCGCGGCAGTCAACCGACCTGTTGGCCATCGACGACCCGATGATTGTCGACGCGCTGCGGTTCATCCGGGCGCACGCCCACCGCGGGATTGCGGTGGTTGATATCCTTCGGGAGATCCCGATCTCGCGTCGGGGCCTGGAGATCCAGTTCCGCAACTACCTGGGCCGCTCGCCCGCCAAGGAGATTCGGCGGGTGCAACTGGAGCGGGGGCGGGAGCTGCTGGCGAAGCGGGAGCTGTCGATCAGCGAGGTCGCCCACGCGTGCGGTTTCGCCAATGCCACCCGGTTTGGCGTGGCGTTCAAGAAGGAAGTGAACACGACCCCGCTGGCCTACCGGCGTGAATTGCTGGCCGGCCAGAAGGACCGCGACCCCGGTTATTGACGCCCTGCCCCGGGTGCGCTTTATCGTTACATTGCTGCGCTCGCGGGGCTTTAGTCCTCCCGGGGCGCAGATTACGATTCGCATGGGTCTCGCGCGGCTCATATTAGGCCGCGGCGGGGCTTTTCCGGCGCCACGGCGCCCTCCCCTCCCCCTTTGGCTTGCTAAATTCTCTTGGCCACCTCAGAAGAATCCATCGTCCTGCTGACGGACGGCGCGGCGTCGCTCCTTGCCGCCAAGACCGCGACGAGCATCCTCCGCTACCGCGGCGAGAATGTGGTCGCGGTGCTCGACCGCTCGCGGGCTGGTCAAACCACCGACCAGGCGTTCGGCGTCGGCGGCGACACGCCGATTGTCGCCGCGCTGAGCGATGTGCCAGACGCCACCACCCTCACGATCGGTATCGCCCCCCCGGGTGGCCGTGTTCCGGAGGACTGGCGGGCGATCCTGATCGAGGCCGCCGGTCGCGGCATGAAGCTGGTCTCTGGTTTGCACGACTTCCTTTCGAACGACCCAGAGATCGCCGCAGCCGCCGAGAAGTCAGGCTCTGTAATTTACGACGTGCGTCGCAACAACGAACGCGACCTCGCCAAGGCCAAGGACCTCCGTGACGACTGCCTGCGGATCCTGACCGTTGGGCAGGACTGCTCGATCGGCAAGATGCTCACGGCGCTCGAGCTTATCAAGGGCCTCACCGCCCGCGACGTCGACGCCAAGTTCATCGCGACTGGCCAGACCGGCATCATGATCGAGGGCGACGGCTGCCCGGTTGACTGTGTGGTGTCGGACTTTGTGAACGGCGCGGTCGAGAAGCAGATCCTCGCCAACCAGCACCACGAGGTGCTGATCGTGGAAGGCCAGGCGACGATCTCTCACCCTGCGTATTCGTGCGTCTCCGCGGGTTTGCTCCACGGCTCGACCCCGCATGGGATGATCATGGTCTACGAAGTCGGCCGCGAGAACGTGCACGGCGTCGAGCATGTCCCGCTGCAGCCGCTGCCCAAACTGATCGAGGCCCACGAGATGCTCGCCGGTCTGCGGATGCCCTCCAAGGTAATCGGCATCGCGATGAACAGCCGCCGCGTAAGTGAAGAGGAAGCGGCCGTTGAGCGGGAGCGGATGCGGGGCGAACTCGGCCTGCCAATCGCCGACCCGCTCCGCCACGGCGTCGACGAACTGGTCGACGCGATCGAGAAACTCCGTGCCGAGGTGAAGTCGCGATGACCAAACTGCTCACCCGCGGATTCGACCTCCCGCTGAAGCACGTCTTCCGCATCTCGCGCAGCGCGGTCTCGGTGCAGCCGACCATGATCGTGCAGGCCGAACACGAAGGCCGTTACGGCTACGGCGAGGCGACCGAGAACGACTACTACGAAGCGACTATCGAGAACATCACGGCGATGGTCGCCAAGGCCCAGCCGCTGCTCGACGACTGGACGCCCGAGGACCCTGCCGAGCTGCTCCGCCGCGTCGGCGCCGAGATCGGCTTCGACGGCAGCGCCGACGGCGGCGTCCGCGGCTCGTCGTTCGCATTGTGCGCGCTCGACTGCGCCCTGCACGACCTGTGGGGCAAGATCGCCGGCAAGCCGGTCGGCGAACTGTGGGGGCTCGACCAGTCCCAGGGGCCCAACTCGAACTTCACTATCGGCATCGACACCATCCCCGTGATGGTCGAGAAGCTCGCCGAGGAGCCCGGCTGGCCGGTCTACAAAATCAAGCTCGGCACGCCCGAGGACATCGAGATCATCCGCGAGCTCCGCCGCCACACCGACGCCCGCTTCCGCGTCGACGCGAACTGCGGCTGGACGCCGGAG from Posidoniimonas polymericola includes the following:
- the ggt gene encoding gamma-glutamyltransferase encodes the protein MPPRLQHTAIAVALLCLPGRLTAADDSRWVAVATVNPLATDAAEQIYRDGGNAVDAAITAALTLGVVDGHNSGIGGGCLILVRSPDGEFLAIDGRETAPATATRDMYLRDGQARPDLSQTGPLASGTPGAVAAYALLSERLGALDLADLLAPGAKLAEEGFAVSPSLASALQETERTLRRFPASARELLGEDNQPATAGETVTRRDLARTYRGIASEGAAWFYEGPFAEATDKWMRENGGIMTAADLAAYRPQLRMPIHSRYRGREVVGFPPPSSGGVHVAQMLNMLEGFDLGQMFADDPALAKHLVGEVMKLAFADRAYWLGDSDFVDVPRRLASVGYAKQLAEGISLEHATDVPTHGEPPQWRQDLFGRHTTHIAAADSDGYWVAITATVNTTFGSKVVIPGTGVVMNNEMDDFAIHPGTPNAFGLIGAENNSVFAGKRPLSSMSPTIVLDENGEPLLTVGAAGGPKIITQVLWAIINTIDRGMTPQQAIAAPRVHHQWRPNTLSYEDTTPAAEVDRFRKLGHDVAELPSAGRAQMIARDPEHGFTAVFDPRIQGKATVERLAPSRVPALSSQP
- a CDS encoding sodium:solute symporter family transporter, whose protein sequence is MPSSTIPLIDWVIIVCYLIGSTAIGLFASRAPKTAEGFLVGGRQLTWWMLLFSIVATETSTVTFLSLPGTSFVEGGNLTFLQLTLGYIAGRLILTWLVMPIFFSGAYLTAYEILQNSFGPNVRSVVSVLFLVMRNLADGLRLLLTGWLINAATGFDFTTCVVAMAVCTAIYSGVGGVASVVLNDCLQFAMYMIGAAVVMVLLVRDAPGGSEAMWQFAEETGRLRLLDFDTSLFTKSITFWSGLIGGATLTMASHGADHMMIQRYLCSRSRREASWAVGLSGPVVALQFLLFLAIGIALAYWHSQGALGYEIAKGDQALIGFVVHRLGIGLRGLVIASVLAASMSTLSSSLSASAGVLVNDLGKRLIPDMSDAGLLLGAKVATFAFAAVQTVVAVGAYYALSPDSTVISAVLGIAGFSTGLVLGIYLLGAALGRASETAGLIGIACGLAACCYAKFAADVSWPWFSLIGATTTFFTGYLISLAVPPRTQTA
- a CDS encoding BadF/BadG/BcrA/BcrD ATPase family protein → MNDQSPLLLGVDAGGTKSRALLATAGPGDRYCILGVGEAGPGNPMSHGLPNAARSIVEAMRAAVDGLNRQVEVAVVAAAGAADDTLRLALQKTLAAAGIAKICRVVPDYEPFFSLAKPPVVGVISGTGSVAFSRAGDHDVLRVGGWGYLLGDEGSGYAIGRRALQQTLGEIEADRPRSAVAVACCSTLDADSRAGLLAAVYQAADQRSRIASIARGVIGLAPQDADASALLCEEATSLSKVVGRAVNGAKFAAGGYTLSLGGGVLAGSQFFRNALCDCLASDGLTPARIIVVRDPAIGCVAAAHASVC
- a CDS encoding AraC family transcriptional regulator is translated as MDSAKSQNASESNGEPSRSPTMFRNMQRVAVLIETDTSSGCAVIRGIADYAERHGGWHLLLDPRDHEHRSALPDGWTGHGIIARLSSRQQIDQVRASGAPVVNVDDIYEDLAEFPMVITDEAALAEQSLTHLLDRGFQQFGYFAPPSTQYSKKRGQAFVKAVEEHGYVCREYKPGYRPGRKIGWVEQQRRVSRWLASLPQPIAILAIDAAHGRQLAEICHLNAFRVPDDIAILAGDPNDVFCEVSTPPLSHVKVASEKIGFTAAEMLDSLISGGQPPESAKRISPHGIAARQSTDLLAIDDPMIVDALRFIRAHAHRGIAVVDILREIPISRRGLEIQFRNYLGRSPAKEIRRVQLERGRELLAKRELSISEVAHACGFANATRFGVAFKKEVNTTPLAYRRELLAGQKDRDPGY
- a CDS encoding DUF1611 domain-containing protein, translated to MATSEESIVLLTDGAASLLAAKTATSILRYRGENVVAVLDRSRAGQTTDQAFGVGGDTPIVAALSDVPDATTLTIGIAPPGGRVPEDWRAILIEAAGRGMKLVSGLHDFLSNDPEIAAAAEKSGSVIYDVRRNNERDLAKAKDLRDDCLRILTVGQDCSIGKMLTALELIKGLTARDVDAKFIATGQTGIMIEGDGCPVDCVVSDFVNGAVEKQILANQHHEVLIVEGQATISHPAYSCVSAGLLHGSTPHGMIMVYEVGRENVHGVEHVPLQPLPKLIEAHEMLAGLRMPSKVIGIAMNSRRVSEEEAAVERERMRGELGLPIADPLRHGVDELVDAIEKLRAEVKSR
- a CDS encoding dipeptide epimerase, encoding MTKLLTRGFDLPLKHVFRISRSAVSVQPTMIVQAEHEGRYGYGEATENDYYEATIENITAMVAKAQPLLDDWTPEDPAELLRRVGAEIGFDGSADGGVRGSSFALCALDCALHDLWGKIAGKPVGELWGLDQSQGPNSNFTIGIDTIPVMVEKLAEEPGWPVYKIKLGTPEDIEIIRELRRHTDARFRVDANCGWTPEKTVELSGELKELGVEFIEQPLPADNREGMKKVYAESALPVIADESCVCEADVARCAGLFHGVNVKLVKCGGLAPARRMLAEARGLGMKTMVGCMTESSVGISAIAQLLPLLDYVDMDGAVLIAKDIATGARLEKGRCELPSLPGLGTELLDGPLQ